A window of Dickeya zeae NCPPB 2538 contains these coding sequences:
- the gspG gene encoding type II secretion system major pseudopilin GspG translates to MERRQRGFTLLEIMVVIVILGVLASLVVPNLMGNKEKADKQKAVSDIVALESALDMYKLDNSRYPTTEQGLGALVKKPTTPPEPRNYPQDGYIRRLPQDPWGAEYQLVSPGRHGKIDVFSYGPDGMPDTDDDIGNWNVGNGAHNNGNNGNGNP, encoded by the coding sequence ATGGAACGACGTCAGCGAGGTTTTACCCTGTTGGAAATCATGGTGGTCATCGTCATTCTTGGCGTACTGGCCAGTCTGGTTGTCCCGAACCTGATGGGCAACAAAGAAAAAGCCGACAAGCAGAAAGCCGTCAGCGACATAGTGGCGCTGGAGAGCGCACTGGACATGTACAAACTGGATAACAGCCGTTACCCGACAACCGAACAAGGGCTGGGGGCGTTGGTGAAAAAACCGACCACGCCGCCGGAACCACGAAACTATCCGCAGGATGGATATATTCGCCGTTTACCACAAGACCCATGGGGCGCGGAATACCAACTGGTCAGCCCAGGCCGTCACGGCAAGATAGACGTGTTCTCCTACGGCCCGGATGGCATGCCGGATACCGATGACGACATTGGCAACTGGAATGTCGGCAATGGTGCGCACAATAACGGTAACAACGGCAACGGGAACCCCTGA